A window from Chitinophaga filiformis encodes these proteins:
- a CDS encoding SusD/RagB family nutrient-binding outer membrane lipoprotein yields MKFLKIFLLAGLLSACTHDFSETNTNENSPTNVTPDLLLSGVIRNMMNQQVNSAWGIGNIVAQHHAKIQFVNEDRYLWGEQNGTWDAVYNNYRNLQNIFTAVGTDSTNPYLGVALVLKSWMFAQVTDAYGDVPFSQAGRAKLEGIYQPEYDKQEDIYAGILKDLKLANTVLAKATPNLEGDVLYGGGANAIAKWRKLANTLRLRYLLRLSKQKDVSTEMAGIVADPATYPVFTGNEDNAELKYLSAAPNQWPMYTARVGSFDEFRVSKTLVDRLTALGDTRLKVFGRPTQKSVAEGNPVIAGIPNGLSDADALNYNGGVQSVSRVGYTFACLVCNDIGQAPPDPAAPRALLMTYAELQFTLAEARERNMINTGDAATYYANGITANFNYWKSIVPSQYGIDVTMPANYLTQAAVAYTGSQAEKLAKIALQKWIAYYFNGLEAWFDWRRTGMPEIVPGPSNLNNGKVPVRFIYPQKEQSLNGTNRTKAVERQGADDQNTRPWIAK; encoded by the coding sequence ATGAAATTCTTAAAGATATTTTTACTGGCCGGCCTTTTATCTGCCTGCACGCATGATTTCAGTGAGACGAACACGAACGAGAACAGCCCCACTAACGTAACGCCGGACCTGCTGCTGAGTGGTGTGATCAGGAATATGATGAATCAGCAGGTGAACTCCGCCTGGGGCATTGGTAATATCGTTGCGCAGCATCATGCGAAGATCCAGTTTGTGAATGAAGACCGTTATCTCTGGGGAGAACAGAATGGTACCTGGGACGCGGTGTATAATAACTATCGTAACCTGCAGAACATCTTTACGGCGGTAGGTACTGACTCCACAAACCCTTACCTGGGCGTTGCCCTGGTGCTGAAGTCCTGGATGTTTGCCCAGGTAACAGATGCTTATGGTGATGTGCCTTTTTCACAGGCAGGAAGGGCAAAACTGGAAGGCATTTATCAGCCGGAGTATGACAAGCAGGAAGACATCTATGCAGGTATCCTGAAAGACCTGAAGCTGGCCAATACTGTGCTGGCAAAGGCCACACCTAACCTGGAGGGAGATGTCCTGTATGGTGGTGGCGCTAATGCAATCGCGAAATGGCGTAAACTGGCAAACACACTACGCTTGCGCTACCTGCTGCGTTTGTCAAAGCAGAAGGATGTAAGTACGGAAATGGCCGGTATTGTTGCTGATCCTGCTACCTATCCTGTATTTACCGGGAATGAAGACAATGCGGAATTGAAATACCTCTCCGCAGCGCCTAACCAATGGCCGATGTATACTGCCCGTGTAGGTTCATTTGATGAGTTCAGGGTAAGTAAGACCTTGGTTGACCGTCTGACAGCATTGGGCGATACCCGTCTGAAAGTGTTTGGCCGTCCTACGCAGAAATCAGTTGCAGAGGGTAATCCGGTAATTGCCGGTATTCCTAACGGACTGAGCGACGCTGACGCGTTGAACTATAACGGTGGTGTACAAAGCGTCTCAAGGGTGGGTTATACCTTTGCCTGCCTGGTATGTAATGACATTGGCCAGGCTCCACCAGACCCCGCAGCGCCAAGAGCCTTACTCATGACCTATGCTGAGTTGCAGTTTACACTGGCAGAAGCAAGAGAGCGTAATATGATAAATACCGGAGATGCTGCTACTTATTACGCCAATGGTATTACTGCTAACTTCAATTACTGGAAGAGCATCGTGCCATCTCAATATGGCATTGATGTGACCATGCCTGCCAACTACCTGACGCAGGCGGCTGTAGCCTATACCGGCAGTCAGGCGGAGAAACTGGCCAAGATCGCATTGCAGAAATGGATCGCTTATTACTTCAACGGGCTGGAAGCATGGTTTGACTGGAGACGGACGGGGATGCCGGAAATTGTTCCGGGACCTTCCAACCTGAATAATGGCAAGGTGCCTGTAAGATTTATTTATCCTCAGAAAGAGCAATCATTGAATGGCACTAACCGTACCAAAGCCGTTGAACGGCAGGGTGCGGATGACCAGAACACGCGCCCGTGGATCGCGAAATGA
- a CDS encoding RNA polymerase sigma factor translates to MHIDANEELLLKELKSGDIKAYKTIYMRFEKPLLFEANRLLGNLEEAKDVVQDFFIDFFEKQRYKNIHTNLKGYLFMSIRYNCMLILKRQKSLHKTIQEYFNFQEEPTVHLEEEQEPSIYDLIDKKVNDILQCMPAQRSKAFQLYVLQGLKRKEVANVMGLSDNTVKTHLATAIKTIREKLL, encoded by the coding sequence ATGCACATCGATGCGAATGAAGAACTGCTGTTAAAAGAGCTGAAATCCGGAGACATAAAGGCTTACAAAACGATATATATGCGTTTTGAAAAACCATTGCTGTTTGAAGCAAATCGGCTTCTTGGCAATTTGGAAGAAGCCAAAGACGTAGTCCAGGATTTTTTTATCGACTTTTTTGAGAAACAGCGATATAAGAACATACATACAAATCTGAAGGGTTACCTGTTCATGTCCATAAGATATAACTGCATGCTGATCTTAAAGCGGCAGAAAAGCCTGCATAAGACAATACAGGAGTACTTTAACTTTCAGGAAGAGCCAACCGTACACCTGGAGGAAGAACAGGAACCAAGCATTTACGATTTGATAGACAAAAAAGTGAACGATATTTTACAATGTATGCCAGCACAGAGAAGCAAAGCATTCCAACTCTACGTATTACAGGGACTGAAAAGAAAAGAAGTAGCCAATGTCATGGGGCTCAGCGACAATACAGTGAAAACACATCTTGCCACTGCTATTAAAACAATTCGGGAAAAATTGTTATAA
- a CDS encoding FecR domain-containing protein encodes MELDRDHIHQLMNEKVMGVISETDEQHLQNALKEYPELQAELDKLELEYTSWLDQPAIKQINSEAAFALIEDELIRRKQLRKKRWITYSALSVAATVVLLIFFVYPLFINQSGRSSSVPKLTFNRTLQLQLSNGEIIDLSTKQNSITLNSGTQLNNTNKALTYTINGNTASEEQVNNLWIPPGMDYHIKLSDGTLVFLNSATSLKFPFNFTGNTREITVDGEAYLQVAKDPNRPFILHTRNGSVHVLGTTFNVNTYDSGTVRVSLVDGAVSFESADKKTILRPGQAITYIETEGATVSALNENELLWIRGRYKLDNIPMKEITKVLPRWYGVQVVIDNQEIAEKRFTGTILKSEPIQEFLDAIKLTTGAESYYKNGVLHIH; translated from the coding sequence ATGGAATTAGACAGGGACCATATTCATCAACTGATGAATGAAAAGGTGATGGGGGTTATTAGCGAAACTGATGAGCAACACCTTCAAAATGCATTAAAAGAGTATCCGGAACTACAAGCCGAATTAGATAAGCTCGAACTGGAATACACTAGCTGGTTAGATCAGCCTGCCATAAAGCAAATAAACAGTGAAGCCGCTTTCGCTTTAATAGAGGATGAACTGATACGAAGAAAACAACTTCGTAAAAAGAGATGGATTACCTATAGTGCCCTTTCTGTAGCAGCGACTGTGGTACTACTTATATTCTTTGTATATCCTCTTTTTATAAACCAATCCGGCAGATCAAGTTCAGTGCCCAAATTGACGTTTAACAGAACTCTTCAACTGCAATTGTCAAACGGAGAAATAATAGATCTCTCAACCAAACAAAACAGTATTACGCTGAATAGTGGCACTCAACTCAACAATACCAACAAGGCACTGACATATACCATCAATGGCAATACAGCATCAGAAGAACAGGTAAATAACCTATGGATACCTCCAGGCATGGATTATCACATCAAGTTATCTGATGGCACCCTCGTGTTTCTAAACAGTGCTACAAGTCTTAAATTCCCATTCAATTTTACCGGCAACACCAGAGAGATTACCGTGGACGGAGAAGCTTACCTGCAAGTTGCCAAAGATCCTAACCGACCTTTTATACTTCACACCCGCAACGGCAGTGTACATGTACTGGGCACTACATTTAATGTGAACACCTACGACTCAGGGACAGTAAGAGTTTCCCTGGTAGACGGCGCTGTTTCTTTCGAATCTGCTGATAAAAAGACAATCCTTCGACCGGGCCAGGCTATTACCTATATCGAAACGGAAGGAGCTACGGTATCCGCTTTAAATGAAAATGAGTTGCTCTGGATCAGGGGACGATATAAGCTGGATAATATTCCCATGAAAGAAATTACTAAGGTGTTACCCCGCTGGTATGGAGTACAGGTGGTAATCGACAACCAGGAAATAGCTGAAAAACGCTTTACAGGAACTATACTGAAATCAGAGCCCATCCAGGAGTTTCTCGACGCAATTAAGTTAACTACCGGAGCGGAATCTTACTATAAAAATGGCGTTTTACATATCCACTGA
- a CDS encoding DEAD/DEAH box helicase: MQKYANILSAFKIDALNEMQLASIEANQQADNVILLSNTGSGKTLGFLLPVLEGLDKNTPGTQALVIAPSRELAIQIEKVWKTMSTGYKVTCCYGGHLRETEENNLLEAPALIVGTPGRLGDHIRRENIKTAGITTLVLDEFDKSLELGFQEEIEFIIESLPNLKKRILTSATETVDIPDFVGLQDPVKLNFLTEEKSEALAIQYVESEDKDKIDTLFRLICHLGNRSTIVFCNHREAVERTNGLLKDKGLTTVFYHGAMEQQERDAALCKFRNGTSNILVTTDLAARGLDIPNIRYIVHYHLPHTAETYTHRNGRTARMDASGTAILIIGPDEKMPAYVEEEVTKITLEDNYELPEKPKWTTFFIGAGKKDKVNKVDIVGFLTNRGQLKKEDVGLIEVKDFFSFVAIRKSKAAHTLALIQKEKIKNKKVKIDVAK, translated from the coding sequence ATGCAAAAATACGCTAACATACTCTCCGCCTTCAAAATCGACGCGCTCAACGAAATGCAGCTCGCGAGTATTGAAGCCAATCAACAGGCTGACAACGTAATTCTCCTTTCCAATACCGGCTCTGGAAAAACCCTTGGTTTCCTCCTCCCCGTACTGGAAGGCCTCGATAAAAATACGCCCGGCACCCAGGCACTCGTCATCGCTCCTTCCCGCGAACTGGCCATACAGATCGAAAAAGTCTGGAAGACCATGAGCACAGGGTACAAAGTAACCTGCTGTTATGGCGGACATCTGAGAGAAACTGAAGAAAACAACCTCCTCGAGGCGCCTGCATTGATAGTGGGTACGCCGGGCAGACTGGGGGATCACATCCGCAGGGAAAATATCAAAACAGCTGGTATCACAACTTTGGTATTGGATGAATTTGACAAATCACTGGAGCTCGGCTTCCAGGAAGAGATCGAATTCATCATCGAATCCTTGCCCAACCTGAAAAAACGTATCCTGACCTCAGCTACAGAAACGGTAGACATTCCCGATTTTGTTGGACTACAAGATCCGGTAAAACTGAACTTCCTGACAGAAGAAAAGTCTGAAGCACTGGCTATTCAATATGTAGAGAGCGAAGACAAGGATAAAATAGACACCCTGTTCAGGCTCATCTGCCACCTGGGCAACCGTTCAACGATCGTCTTCTGTAACCACAGAGAAGCAGTTGAACGGACAAATGGCCTGTTGAAAGACAAAGGCCTGACAACAGTATTCTACCACGGCGCCATGGAACAACAGGAAAGAGACGCTGCATTGTGCAAGTTCCGGAACGGCACTTCGAATATACTTGTCACTACTGACCTGGCCGCCCGCGGACTGGACATTCCGAACATCAGGTATATTGTCCATTACCACCTGCCACATACAGCTGAGACATATACCCACCGTAATGGCCGTACCGCCAGAATGGACGCCAGTGGTACCGCTATCCTGATCATCGGACCAGATGAAAAAATGCCGGCCTATGTAGAAGAAGAAGTAACAAAAATTACACTGGAAGACAATTACGAACTGCCGGAAAAACCAAAATGGACCACCTTCTTCATCGGCGCCGGCAAAAAGGACAAAGTGAACAAGGTTGACATCGTCGGCTTCCTCACCAACAGAGGACAGCTAAAAAAAGAAGATGTGGGCCTCATTGAAGTAAAAGACTTCTTCTCCTTCGTAGCCATCCGTAAAAGCAAGGCCGCTCACACGCTTGCACTCATCCAGAAAGAAAAGATCAAGAATAAAAAAGTCAAGATCGACGTAGCGAAATAA
- a CDS encoding NAD(P)H-dependent glycerol-3-phosphate dehydrogenase, with protein MREKDRYVKAGIIGSGSWATALAKILTDNGNRISWWIRNEDTIRYMQLRHHNRHYLTSVYFDTTLVDLSSNLEQVVAASDVLVLAVPSAFLEEVMLQLSPEALKGKKIVSAVKGLVPGSNLLINDYLSEMFDFPLEQYFAITGPCHAEEVANEKLSYLTFSGQQEKSAQGIADMFTNSYLQTIVNRDVIGVQLAAVLKNIYAMGAGIAHGLEYGDNFLSVYITNCFREMQQFLDAYGKDHTEAGTHNYNASAYLGDLLVTCYSLHSRNRTFGNMIGKGYSVKAAQLELNMVAEGYYASKCLFEMNMEVGAYMPVAQAVYTMLWQHLNPREVFLSLEKGFI; from the coding sequence TTGCGTGAAAAAGACAGATACGTGAAAGCAGGTATTATCGGTAGCGGCAGTTGGGCAACAGCGTTGGCCAAGATTTTAACGGATAATGGGAACAGGATCTCCTGGTGGATCAGGAATGAAGATACGATCCGTTATATGCAGCTGCGTCATCATAACAGGCATTATCTCACTTCAGTATATTTTGATACCACTTTGGTAGACCTGAGCAGCAACCTGGAACAGGTCGTTGCCGCCAGTGATGTACTGGTGCTGGCAGTACCTTCTGCTTTCCTGGAAGAAGTGATGCTGCAGTTGTCGCCGGAGGCGCTGAAAGGTAAGAAGATCGTTTCCGCGGTAAAAGGACTGGTGCCGGGCAGCAACCTGTTGATCAATGATTACCTGTCTGAAATGTTCGATTTTCCACTGGAGCAGTACTTTGCGATCACGGGCCCTTGTCATGCGGAAGAAGTAGCGAATGAAAAGCTGTCTTACCTGACCTTTTCCGGGCAGCAGGAAAAGTCAGCACAGGGCATAGCAGATATGTTCACCAACAGTTACCTGCAGACAATCGTGAACCGTGATGTGATCGGTGTGCAGCTGGCGGCAGTGCTGAAGAATATTTATGCAATGGGCGCAGGTATTGCCCATGGCCTGGAATACGGAGACAATTTCCTGAGTGTATATATCACCAACTGCTTCCGGGAAATGCAGCAGTTCCTCGATGCCTATGGCAAAGACCATACAGAAGCAGGCACCCATAATTATAACGCGAGCGCTTATCTGGGCGATCTGTTGGTAACCTGTTATTCCCTCCACAGCCGTAACCGCACTTTCGGCAATATGATCGGTAAAGGGTATTCTGTAAAAGCGGCCCAACTGGAATTAAATATGGTGGCCGAAGGATATTATGCCAGCAAGTGTTTATTTGAAATGAACATGGAGGTCGGCGCCTATATGCCTGTGGCTCAGGCAGTTTATACAATGCTATGGCAACATTTAAATCCACGGGAGGTCTTCCTCTCCCTGGAGAAGGGATTTATTTAA
- a CDS encoding SusC/RagA family TonB-linked outer membrane protein — protein sequence MTATSLRLKTFLAGIFLLLFSFGAMAQQVITGKVISGDDRQPLPGATIQVKGGNKKTITDNAGNFSLSAGNEDILIISSIGFTTQEVKGSAAASIVLATDTRGLGEVVVTALGIKKERKKLGYALQEVKGEDLTVARESNVVNQLAGKVAGVTVIGSPSGVGGSARVSIRGERSVDLNKNQPLYVVDGVPISNAINGGSGSNNTEVDFGNGASFINPDDVESMSVLKGPAAAALYGSRAANGVVMIKTKSGRKQKGLGVEVNSNVTFESALKLPEYQKTYGQGNASGKDFAFVNGAGAGASDGTDEGWGPAFKGQLFPQFNSPRTLNGQPIPFTGGDMNAPAGSAITPSKWEPDNDNLKNFLQTGNTITNNVALVGGNDNGDFRLSYTNLHQKGIVPNTGLDRHTTSFSAGYHLTPKFTARAFVSYIKGESDNRPSISYGTESIMYLFNCWLPASVRVSDLKRLWQRGLEGKQQYNWNYNYHDNPYFTVYQNTNGQYYDRIIGNIILRYDLTNWLNLQVRTATDWSSERREYRRAFSTQRFPFGEYREVNIINQERNTDFLFTADKEINSNFSVNATLGGNQMRQTSRFNEDVAGQLNLPGIYRLTNARIALVNNQNNVGKRINSFYGSAGVSYKNRLFLDVTGRNDWSSALTLPEDLKAFGDEQNSYFYSSVALSGIISDMVKLPAVISFAKLRASFAQVGNDTDPFAFTQTFNRSDPYGAYQVYEETNRLSNLNLKPEISSAFEFGADIRFLHNRIGLDVTYYQSNTKNQILNIPLSNTSGYERRVINAGSIRNNGWEVMLNVTPVKTKDFAWDAYVNFSANRSKVIELTDGLKNYVMADRSVSVEARVGERMGDLYGIGFARVQSSDPKAAYYDPSGKFTGQMVFAANGRPVATTERIRLGNYNPDWLMGVGNSFTYKGVKLSALFDIRHGGKLYSHTQTVGREGGIIKETLEGRADGYDMSKPGNGVIGNGVVQTADGAFVQNTTKVGVREWHSAWTGGRNIAEGVMYDASFVKLRELQIGYSFPGSFKKGIIKGMNVSLVGRNLFLWDNVPHVDPEVMSYSGGTALPGIEYMSLPSSRSYGVNLSFKL from the coding sequence ATGACCGCAACCAGTCTGCGCCTGAAGACATTTCTTGCAGGTATTTTCCTCCTTTTATTTTCCTTTGGTGCGATGGCCCAGCAGGTCATCACCGGGAAAGTAATATCCGGAGATGACCGTCAACCATTACCTGGCGCCACTATTCAAGTTAAAGGGGGGAACAAGAAAACAATTACAGACAATGCCGGCAATTTCAGCCTCTCCGCCGGCAATGAAGACATCCTTATTATCAGCAGTATTGGCTTCACTACGCAGGAAGTAAAAGGTAGCGCTGCGGCCAGTATCGTACTGGCTACAGATACCAGGGGCCTGGGGGAGGTTGTTGTAACCGCCCTGGGCATCAAAAAAGAACGTAAAAAGCTGGGATACGCCTTACAGGAAGTGAAAGGTGAAGACCTGACCGTGGCCAGAGAATCCAATGTCGTGAACCAGCTGGCCGGCAAAGTGGCTGGTGTAACGGTGATCGGCAGCCCGTCGGGAGTAGGCGGCTCGGCAAGGGTATCCATCCGTGGCGAGCGTTCGGTAGATTTGAATAAGAACCAGCCGCTGTACGTAGTGGATGGCGTTCCTATCAGCAATGCCATTAACGGTGGATCTGGCAGTAACAATACCGAAGTGGATTTCGGTAATGGCGCCAGCTTTATCAATCCTGATGATGTGGAAAGCATGAGCGTACTGAAAGGCCCTGCCGCTGCTGCGTTGTACGGTTCTCGTGCCGCAAACGGTGTTGTAATGATCAAAACCAAATCGGGCCGTAAACAGAAAGGGCTGGGTGTGGAAGTGAACAGTAACGTTACTTTTGAATCGGCCTTAAAGCTACCTGAGTATCAGAAGACATATGGCCAGGGTAATGCCAGCGGTAAGGATTTTGCCTTCGTAAACGGCGCTGGTGCTGGTGCATCCGATGGTACTGACGAAGGCTGGGGACCAGCATTCAAAGGACAGCTCTTCCCGCAGTTCAATTCTCCCCGTACCCTGAATGGTCAACCCATTCCTTTTACCGGTGGTGATATGAATGCGCCGGCAGGTAGCGCGATCACGCCTTCCAAATGGGAGCCTGACAATGATAACCTGAAGAACTTCCTGCAAACCGGCAATACTATTACCAATAATGTAGCCCTGGTAGGCGGTAATGATAACGGTGATTTCCGTCTGAGTTATACCAACCTGCATCAGAAGGGTATCGTACCAAATACTGGTCTTGACAGGCATACCACCAGTTTCTCTGCAGGTTATCACCTGACGCCAAAGTTCACCGCAAGGGCTTTTGTAAGTTATATCAAAGGAGAAAGCGATAACCGTCCTTCTATCAGCTATGGTACAGAAAGCATCATGTACCTGTTCAACTGCTGGTTGCCCGCCTCAGTGCGTGTAAGCGATCTGAAACGCCTCTGGCAGCGTGGCCTGGAAGGCAAGCAGCAGTACAACTGGAACTACAATTATCACGATAACCCATATTTCACCGTTTACCAGAATACCAATGGTCAGTATTATGACCGTATCATCGGGAATATCATCTTAAGATACGACCTGACTAACTGGCTGAACCTGCAGGTACGTACTGCTACAGACTGGAGCAGCGAGCGAAGGGAATACCGCAGGGCATTCAGTACCCAGCGTTTCCCATTTGGTGAGTACCGCGAGGTGAACATCATTAACCAGGAGCGTAACACAGATTTCCTGTTCACGGCGGATAAGGAGATCAACAGTAACTTCTCTGTGAATGCCACTTTGGGTGGTAACCAGATGCGCCAGACTTCCCGCTTCAATGAAGACGTAGCAGGACAATTGAATCTTCCTGGTATCTATCGTCTGACCAACGCCAGGATTGCACTGGTCAATAACCAGAACAATGTTGGTAAACGCATCAACAGTTTCTATGGATCAGCAGGTGTTTCCTATAAGAACAGGTTGTTCCTGGACGTAACCGGCCGTAACGACTGGAGTAGCGCCCTGACCCTGCCGGAAGATCTGAAGGCTTTCGGTGATGAGCAGAATTCTTATTTCTATTCTTCTGTAGCATTGAGCGGTATTATCAGTGATATGGTAAAACTGCCGGCTGTGATCAGCTTTGCTAAATTAAGGGCCAGCTTTGCGCAGGTGGGTAATGACACCGATCCTTTTGCATTTACACAAACCTTCAACCGTAGCGATCCGTATGGCGCATACCAGGTATATGAAGAGACTAACCGTTTATCTAACCTGAATCTGAAACCAGAGATCAGTTCTGCATTTGAATTTGGTGCAGATATCCGCTTCCTGCACAACAGGATCGGTTTGGATGTGACCTATTATCAAAGTAATACAAAGAACCAGATCCTCAATATTCCGCTGTCTAATACCAGCGGTTACGAAAGACGTGTGATCAATGCCGGTTCTATCCGTAACAATGGCTGGGAAGTGATGCTGAACGTTACACCTGTGAAGACCAAAGACTTCGCCTGGGATGCTTACGTGAACTTCTCTGCTAACCGTAGTAAAGTCATTGAACTGACTGATGGTCTGAAGAACTATGTAATGGCAGACAGGAGCGTATCTGTAGAAGCGAGGGTAGGAGAGCGTATGGGAGATCTCTATGGTATTGGTTTCGCAAGAGTCCAAAGCTCAGATCCGAAGGCAGCGTATTATGATCCAAGCGGTAAGTTCACCGGTCAGATGGTATTCGCGGCAAATGGTCGCCCGGTAGCTACTACGGAAAGGATCAGGTTAGGTAACTATAACCCCGATTGGTTAATGGGTGTTGGCAATAGTTTCACTTACAAAGGTGTAAAACTGAGTGCGCTGTTCGATATCCGTCACGGTGGTAAGCTGTATTCCCATACACAGACAGTAGGTCGTGAAGGGGGGATCATTAAAGAGACGCTGGAAGGCCGGGCAGACGGTTACGACATGAGTAAGCCGGGTAATGGCGTAATTGGTAATGGCGTAGTACAGACTGCAGATGGTGCTTTCGTTCAGAATACTACCAAGGTGGGTGTGCGCGAATGGCACAGTGCCTGGACCGGAGGCCGTAATATAGCCGAGGGAGTAATGTACGATGCTTCTTTTGTGAAGCTGCGTGAATTGCAGATCGGTTATTCTTTCCCGGGTTCTTTCAAAAAGGGGATCATTAAAGGTATGAACGTATCGCTGGTGGGCCGTAATCTCTTCCTGTGGGATAACGTACCACACGTAGATCCTGAGGTAATGTCCTATTCCGGAGGAACTGCATTGCCAGGTATTGAATACATGAGTTTACCGAGCAGCCGTAGTTATGGTGTGAACCTGAGCTTCAAATTATGA